A portion of the Salarias fasciatus chromosome 15, fSalaFa1.1, whole genome shotgun sequence genome contains these proteins:
- the LOC115402283 gene encoding uncharacterized protein LOC115402283 yields MDQLDDIAKSTLKAANISEEVLGTLSREDLRDLFPGPENFFRRKAVWHACHACRDDFDEEVGRDSGTSVTESPLPQASMPQASTPVKECPAKCMTPEKTVKLSFPEYVLHTDSELEQVRKQYFELAKKGEEGNFEMSKDLRCRLIRNTMTSMIAILRAKGDGDSDRYPSKPEVTAMAKRIVQYYPMLQDKGSKKTSWITVYAQLYKRLQNVRSPQKASPGGSQPKKRRVGQRSDTDDSTDSTIILDRSSDEGVLQDLGHKEREFHSPDTGSQATTPTRSLSPAVSNKPADVSPPKRDSPAIMAKHYKTLQALYKKKKPNHESVSQLLDLEFPARRAFIDSDAISEENRPGQILEAYPCFKEIGHVMEELRRILDKDNTQYINQVKERWHDFSQNVQFFGMWKKLLKSPMGMEKTEQAVGILRLLPLLFPSGSAPVKKRGDPSEALVHVLEDNEDPGTYLTKRPLSCPVLIVSPCNCLLAVGDVPVTTFPKEQVTEGALHLMAYYYALHLTYPKCIATLLSIIQTEVLHDTIHEKDLTPGYKKSLAEWKDFIGK; encoded by the exons ATGGACCAACTTGATGACATTGCGAAATCGACTTTGAAAG CTGCAAACATAAGTGAGGAAGTCTTGGGCACCCTGTCTCGTGAGGACCTCCGGGATCTCTTCCCAGGCCCAGAAAATTTCTTTCGGAGAAAAGCGGTCTGGCATGCCTGTCATGCCTGTCGTGATGATTTCGATGAG gaAGTTGGCAGAGACAGTGGTACCTCTGTTACCGAATCACCTTTGCCACAAGCATCCATGCCACAAGCATCCACTCCAGTGAAAGAGTGCCCTGCAAAGTGTATGACTCCAGAAAAGACGGTCAAGTTGTCCTTTCCAGAGTATGTGTTGCACACAGACTCTGAACTTGAACAAGTCCGAAAACAATACTTTGAGTTAGCGAAAAAAGGCGAGGAGGGCAACTTTGAAATGTCCAAGGACCTGAGATGTCGACTCATCCGAAACACTATGACAAGCATGATTGCAATCCTGAGGGCAAAAGGTGATGGGGATTCAGACAGATACCCTTCGAAACCAGAAGTAACAGCGATGGCCAAGAGAATAGTCCAGTACTACCCCATGCTCCAGGACAAAGGCAGCAAGAAGACATCGTGG ATCACAGTGTACGCACAACTGTACAAAAGACTCCAAAATGTGAGATCCCCTCAAAAGGCGAGTCCAGGTGGAAGTCAGCCAAAGAAGCGTCGTGTTGGCCAACGAAGTGACACCGATGATTCAACTGACTCAACCATTATTTTGGATCGCTCCTCAGATGAAGGTGTCCTCCAGGATTTAGGACACAAAGAAAGAG aatTTCACAGTCCAGACACTGGAAGCCAAGCGACCACACCCACCAGGAGTTTGTCGCCGGCTGTCT ctAATAAGCCTGCAGATGTCAGTCCTCCAAAAAGGGACAGTCCAGCAATCATGGCCAAGCACTACAAGACCCTCCAGGCTTTGtataagaaaaagaaaccaaaccACGAGTCTGTCTCTCAGCTCCTGGACTTGGAATTTCCAGCCAGACGAGCATTCATTGATTCTGATGCAATTAGTGAGGAGAACAGACCTGGACAAATTCTGGAGGCATATCCTTGTTTTAAGGAAATTGGACAT GTGATGGAAGAGCTTCGGCGCATCTTGGACAAGGACAACACCCAATACATCAACCAGGTGAAGGAAAGATGGCACGACTTCTCCCAGAACGTGCAGTTTTTTGGGATGTGGAAAAAGCTGCTGAAATCCCCAATGGGAATGGAGAAAA CTGAACAGGCTGTTGGAATCCTTCGTTTGCTGCCATTGTTGTTCCCCTCTGGATCTGCTCCGGTTAAGAAACGTGGAGATCCAAGTGAAGCTCTTGTGCATGTTCTTGAG GACAATGAAGACCCCGGCACCTACTTGACGAAGCGCCCTCTCTCCTGTCCAGTGCTGATTGTGAGTCCATGCAACTGCCTCCTGGCCGTGGGAGATGTGCCAGTGACGACGTTCCCAAAAGAGCAGGTCACCGAGGGTGCTTTACACCTCATGGCCTACTATTATGCTCTACACCTCACTTACCCCAAGTGCATAGCCACACTGCTTTCCATCATACAAACGGAGGTCCTTCATGACACCATCCATGAGAAAGACCTCACACCAGGTTACAAAAAGAGCCTGGCTGAATGGAAAGATTTTATTGGCAAATAG